The Mercenaria mercenaria strain notata chromosome 1, MADL_Memer_1, whole genome shotgun sequence nucleotide sequence catttttgttaCGAACATGAAATACCCTATTTCTTTAATCTTACTTTCGATAATTACTTTCACATATTTGCtaaaggtttgaatatttgattcAAGTATGAATTATTATTGAATCTATTTTTCTGCGATTACCTCATTCTGTGACGCTGATCACgtgcaatattgaaagtagtgcttttaTGCATATTCTCTGTTTTGATCGATGATTTatctgttttaaacaaaaaataaaatcctgGTGGGACTTAAACAACACGTGCAGAAAAATCCTATTTATTTCACACAAAGCATTATattcattatcatttattttcactAACATTGCAGCATTTCGAGCAATAAGACAGTACGAGAACAGTTTTCAgattttggtggccatcttggcCGTCATCTTTAATTTCtggattatttaagaaatacatttacaaGTACAGTACtagtttatattttgcatttaaaaatgagACTGTCAGTTCTTTTTGCACACACTATAAATGAATGACTACTCTCTATCACCACATGCCCCTTTACAGTTGCAGTCTCCAGAGATTAATTTATATTATGGTTCACAATGTCCATATGATATAGCGTCAGTACAGAAAAGTCAAACATGGTATATTCATTAAGATAATTTGTCACGAGATTAATGATCATTGTTTTAATGGTGGTGAATTCATTTAATTAAGTAATATTTTCAGGTATTTCTCAGTTTTCAATACACTTTTAATCTGTGTTTATTTCCATAGAATTTTCAATTTGATTGCTAATTCGATTTTTTTTACAATCTGACCAATACAACTGAGTAGATTGTATTTCTAATGGCATCAAAGAACTTGCTTCATTTCAATACCGtactacttttttttcatttcggttgtTTATAGATACATTTTTTGATGtgtaaaatggataaaataaaccgaatgttttaatacatattaaaaacatttcaaacgtCTTGTAAATAAcgtcaaaaattgaaaatgtgattctgcctttgcgaccagcacggaccAAGATCTTGGGTAtgcgctgttcgctattctgtcggtaaattttcagtgaacaccccttcaaataataaatggtactgctcaaattgaatgatagaccagtctattttagaaatgtagcagggaaAATGTTAAATCAGCAGTATGAAGTATACGGTTTAAGGTAAAGGACCCGTAATGGCAATCGGCAAATTACGTGTTCTCCGTAAGTGATCTCGGCTTTCTCCGTTCTTTTACGGAAAAATCATGTACGCGTTGAATTATATTTACGCCCGAAGAATGCCGAACTGCCTAACTTTAACTAGactacgtaatcacacggaaaatGCTGAGTGTCACTACGGATCCTAAAATGCAGGTATTAAAGTACAAGTCAAGTcacaacatatattttatttacatttaatcgcataaacaacatgacagaaatcattataaaatagataaaactaTACGTGTTTTAACTCTACAAACTAGAAGCAAGACAGATTCTACAAAATCattgaaatgtaaatttacaaaacagtatcgccatggaaaaaaaatacgaagaaattcgagataccgagtttcgactgtatatctTTTTAATGTAGTGAAACGCATGAATCAGGTTTGAGTTAACCCGTATCAAAATGCTTCACGTAAGTTCGTAATAATCACAAGTATCTACAGTTAAAATACGCCATAACACAGATTTTTAGATACTTTATATACTATTCCATCAACTAATTCTTGCCGTTTTGgtattgaaatatatcaagatGTATTTTTACAACTAACAAGAGATGTCTAAAACAACGCACTCTACCACCTGTCTCTCTTAATGACTTTAACTTACAAACAAAAGCCCTGCCAACCTCCCCCTCATCCTCATACCGAATTGGGGTATAGCCCTGAACAATTCAGAGTCAACAAATCCAGTCCAGAGTGGCCATCCTACGACGCCGAATCACCCACTGCAACAGCCCTCGAGTAAAAAAAAGCTTGCCTGCACACAAAACCATGATAGAAATGTTAAAGTAAAACAGAGGAACAGGTTTCAAGTTTTATGTCAAACTTAGTCCATATGGCTTCAGCATCAATCCTATAAATTTCTCGAACAATAAATCATGAACAACAAATAGTCCCTGATTAACAATCAAAAGTAATAATTAAACTACCGTATAAAGGgttatttttactgctgtaaaagtttacggatttggggtaaaaacgcatgattttattttatacgaTTTTAATATTTACGAAATCACAAGGTCTACTAAAAAAATTAGCTCATTAAATATGTACAGCATGAAAATAGAAGTCAAAATGCTAGGTAACCGGCACATGTTTATGATATTTCGTCACAAGTATCATTGTTAtgacaaaaaataagtttttgaaCGGTCTTTAAATAATGTAGCCAACACCTTTTCAGAATCCCGAATACCTTATCAAACTTGTTACAATTACCATCCCATGTGAAAAACATCAAAGATAAGTGTCAGTCATTATAAATTATGGTTTGTAAAACGtgcaaaaatgtatttcttttatatcaACATAATTACTGTATTGATTACTTGTATAAATTTGGAAAATATCAATTAAGTTCGAGAGgcatttttataagtccaaacttttactttactttacaCAGCAAATTTATACGAGACCAATATTTACGAATCTGTTTTGGtcgtaaaaatagtaaaaaatatagCAGCAGGTAAAACAATACCCGTTATACGGTACACTATTAAGGTACTGATGAATATGACCAGGAAAAATGACTTAGTCTATGTTTGGCAAATCGACAAACACTTAGAGTTAAAGACATCATTTACATAAAGGTTGGTtgtcattattttattaataaaatacattacacATTTAACAGGATAGTTCTATCAGTGCGttgaaataatttctaaaatttaaaaaaatgggtcTTCTTAAATTAACTTGTACATAGACCACTCAATATTTAATGGAACTCATCAACTGACAAAGTATTATTCGGAGATAGGAAGCATGGTCTCAGAATACGATCTTTCGGTATGCAGTTTATGGTTTCACACTTCATATCGAAAAGAGAAAAGGCAAAATTGTTTAGTAAAAGTTTGGTTCTAACTAAAAAAAAGATTTGAATATTCTGTAAATATCACACAATTGCCATTaaaacactttgaaaaaaaacacctaaaaGAGAGTTAAAACAGAGTCGTATGAGTTCATCCTATGATGCAAAAGACTTTTGTGGTGTttgaaacatacaaaatattaattaaatcttTCCAGTGTAGTGTAGAATAAGCCTGGCCATGCTTAAATACAAGATGCGTGTGTAACATATATCTGGCAAATAACACTcgtaaaaaacaaatacatatcgTTAACATTTGATTATCTGTGGTTCTAAAAGGAGATAAAGAAGACTGGACATCGGACTTGCAACAAAACTGCAGTACTTCAAAAAGAATATGTGATAACTTTGGTGATGAAATTGTATGaaatataacagaaaacacaaaaaAGAAGGTAGAGTAAATCTGTAACTAGGGAATCTACTGTTTGcctatacaaatgtaattaaatcATTCTAATGAAACAGGTACACACCAGGTATAACACAAATTCACATGACAATTAAAGACCCTTCAGGTGTTactgtattttcattatttcatgaCATAATTGATAGAAATGCATAGCTGTGGTAGCTTTGCATATCAATTTGTGAAGCGTAGACATGTAGCAACAAAGTACAATAAAAAAACTAACGATTAGGACTGAAATATACTACGAAACTACTTTAATCACATTCCTGAATTTCAATCTCTTGATCATTTGCAAGCTTTTGTTCAAAAGAGTATTGTAAAATGAGATTACCCGTAACAATAACATTCTTAAAGACGTCATATAATCGTCGATATTATTtcagataaattatttttatttcatatataatctTTGCTACGAGATTAATTAATTAACCCTGTAGATGTAACTAAAATAGTCATACTATCTTTTCATTTATAGTAACTTAAAACAATAGCTAAATTTCGATTTACTGCTTTGTCGTTTGTGACGGAAGGAACGAAAATGTCTACTATTAGGTCTTGTTCCGTCGGAAAGACGGTAACATACGGTTCTGTCGTTTCAGCATGGGTAGCAGAACTGTAGGATAAAAGTTGGAGAAATCAACCATCTTACAAAAGCTTTATTGTCATTGGCGCAATTATCAGAAGTATTTGTATGCTAAAACTTTCCCGTTTCAAGAACTGTTACAGATTTTACAAGTATAAATTTTCCTGAGCTCATCCCTAAACATGGTATCAAAGAATCCGTAGACGTAACAATTAACCATGCTATTCAGAAAGGAACAATAAAACACAATGTGGTAAACTGTCTGCCCAGCAAATGATAAACTGGCAACAAAATTATCTTGTGTAAGTGTAATAACCTGAAGGGTCAGGTGTGGTATAAAGGTCACAAAATACAAGACTGTGATGGCAAAAAACATTTTAGTTGTTCTTTTAGATCTCTTTAGGTTTCGCAAAGCCTCTCTGTGTTTGCGGGAATTTTCACGATTAACTGTTGTCTGCTCTTTAGTATTACACTGACCTTCATTGTTTGAAATCTCTGCCCcatttgttttgataatgttATGGTCTTTCGTAACAGATTTAGCATTCTCTGTCTTATGTACCGTGTTAGCAACTTTAAGCTCGTTCTCTGCACCAGCAGTCCCTTTACTTGAACTGTTATTGTCTGTTTGTTCATCTTTATTCTTGTCGACAGGAACGTCAAAGTCGATGTCACTAATGTTCAATGCGACACCTCTTACTATGTTAGTTGTAGTACTTTCTTTTTCAGACATATCGCAACTTGATTCGATTTCAGTATTCCAACTGGTTTCTCTGGAACTAAAATTCGCTTTTACAGTTGCTCTGTCTACAGTACATTTCTTCAATTTTACAttctcctttttatttttttctttacctttcCGCAGTTTATTGAGAAAGCCACGTGACTGACTGTCACTAGTATGTTGTTTAGACTTATCAGGaagtttgtttatttgttctttaacaaGTAGTTTGTTCTTtgctttaacatgttttcgaataCTTTTTCCAATCATGTAATATAGTACTATTAGACCAATAACAGTGAAAAATGCTAGGATCATCATGATACCGTTCCAATATGCCAGGTAAAAAGTGTCTTTGAACGCATCGTCAAGGTAACATGTAAAGCCAGTAATATTTGGGTTTGGCGTTATGACGGTGCTGTGGCCATAGAGGACTGGAATCGGCCAAAacgaaaatacacaaaatatcaaaacaactgCGCATAATAACTTTGCTCTGTATGGATTTATCTGCTGTCCGAAAGGTCTGCATGTCTTCAGGTATCTGAAGATGAGAAAATAGTctgcatatctaaaaacagtgaCACAtgaattatatcatatatatgtaaGAAGAATACAAATACTCTGCATATATGTGAGACAGTTTCATTTTATATGATCTTTAAATAAACCAATTTCTATCGGGGAAAACAACTGGGAACTTTGACATCGAATAATTTTTTTTCGTCTGTAGTAGTTTTTTGGCTATCGACAGAGAGCCTAATTTTCTTATTAATAtacacttattttcatattaatataCAATTCACAAAACTTCTAGCGCAACACTTAGTGCTTTCGTCATTATCTTTAACGTTATCTAAAGTACATTTTTAAATGtgatgtaattttgacattttattaacaatcattttttttcactattttttttaaacttgcaaAATAATAAGTGCGTCGTAAGAAGATGTGTGTTTAAACTTTTTGCTCCACAGCAGTTCTGAACGAAACCGGATTGTTTATACATCAAACCATCACGCGTGATGATAACAAGTACAAAACCCATATACAGTCAAATATTTAAGAAGCACAAGTATCTTAAACATTCACTAACAGTCTTATGCATGCTATTGAATTATAGTTTGtgtattcataaaatataaatatgatcAAACAAATGGAGCAAATATCATcctatttttgtaattaaaaggaGATGCAATTCAAAATGAACGCAGTACAATTAAATAGGATTAAACTGACACAATACACAAAACAACGATACAAATTCATAAAAATCGTTCTGCAGCTTTAAGATATGACAGATCATATACACACCTTTTTTCAGTGTGTTAGAATATAAATATAGCTCACCTGTCAACTGCAATAGGTAAAAGAAGAAATCCTGAAGACCCggcaaagaaataaagaaaaaaccgTAATATCCTACACGCAATTGGTGCGTTAAATGTAAATCTGTGAAACATATCTGCTGTTATAAAAGGCATGCTAACTGTACAAGACAACAAATCTAGCACTGCCAAAACTATAATAAATATTCTGTGGCTCGTTGCTCTCATTCGAAAGGTATACACGAAAAGAACGTGCACATTTCCAACAATTCCTAAAACCATTAATGTCAGTACTAAAATTATAGCCCCGATATATGGTTTTATTTCCAAACTATTGTAATAGTCGATTTCTGCGTCATGTCCAGCCATCTCACTATGTTATAATGTACGAATATCTGTCAGAACCTCGCTGTATTATTGTCACTGATTCAATTAAATACTCATCAATGACAGCCTATAGGATAAACCTGAACGGTACCGCAGTTACGACAACTTTGCGGTTAAACGTTTATAATATGCTATACTGCTACTCCCAAACGGCTTTATATTTGCTCTGACAATTGATAATTTAGGTGCTGCATGCGATAGTTCATGTTTCTCATTGCAATTCAAGATTTAAGACTGCTTGTTGCACAccattaaaacataaaacaactgtAATTCAAGAGTTCATCTGATGACAATACCAGCCAAAATAGCATTACAATGAACTTTTGCAGCATGTTTGATCATTTaccagaatttcatttttaaaacgtGTGATACATGCAAATTATATGTAGATACAATGTACTATGTATACATACATAAGTAATggaattttcttaaatgaattttACAAACTCAATGTTAAAAACTTCgttatgaaattcattttgtcAGCTTAAGTTAGATACAGCACGGCTCGCAATCACTACATTTAATTGACCAAGAAATGGACAATTAAATTAAACATCTCATGGGGTTAATTAATGATGGTACAATAGAATATAACATAATATCAATTATAGTTCAGTTAAATAGTTAAAGTAATTTGACACGCGATTGGGGCATTCGTATAAAACGATCTCGGTACAAAAGGTTCAACAGAAGTTACTAACACGACAAAGGTCAGTCGCTAGACCAAATGAAATGAATGGTATCAAAGAATTAATTGTGTTTAATGTTAACAAGGTAccttttatataatacaaaaatatgcagtatttcTAATAGAGAAAACGTACAAATCAGTCTAGGGACCCGACACGCTACGAAGGGAATTTGGCGACATCTGTCAAACAagctacaaatgtatataatttatgaTAAGTCTACTTAAAGAACATATTTTGCTTAATACTGTTACCACTTAGAAAACGCGTATTTATCTACGGAGTCAAAGGGACAACTACTGCTGTATCTTAGGCATTGTCTATCCTGAATTGTGCATGAATATTCAACTGTTAAAACAGAAGTCAAAGAGTGAAGTTGCCCAGGTTCACCGCATTTGTAAGGCGAAATTTCGTTCGtatgaaaacagaaaagaaatgacATATTTCTATTATGTGATTCACATAGATTAATAGATATTATAACGTTAATTAACCaatttgtcaataattaagtGATTTGATGATGGCCTTTTTATTATGCCTATGACCTAGTATTACCATTCGAATGTCGGCCTCAGGCCAACACGACCATCCTCGAAATAATAacaagtcaaatagtttatttatgtcttcTTCTACAGCATGATAACGCAGTACATTATTAAGATATTATGAAACACGTATgcctttctatacagaaatataagagaaaatttgATCTATACATtagttttatacatttacataattattctaAGACCTAATATTTAGTAAGATGACTAAGTCAATGACATAAAACTGAGACACTGAAATCCTTATTAATAAGTATACCTTTAAAAGGTTTCCTTAtaaaaaaaatgaggaaaatgTGAATCCATATTTGACTTAGTCTAGCTGTAGATGGATACTGTAAGGAAACTTTGAATCCATCTGTgaccaaataaagttaaaaactgCTTTAAGACATGAAACTGGGAAAACATAAAGTATtgttaataaatctttaataatttGTAGGTTGTATCAAATCAGATTTGATTGATTCACTGTTCCTTcataatatttttctaaactacAACTGACAATGTTAAAACATTATTgacattatttacaatgaaatattttttttttctatgttttaaaatattaaaacaggctttgGCTATATACTTTactaacaaagaaaaaataacaaagccattgtgaaatcattaaattatttacattatagCACACTCAAGCAGTCACGGGAATATTTTTTATATCGTTTGTATATATTGTCAAAAAAGAAGTCTCTAAATTTCGAAATATAATTACAACAGAATCTGACGTAGTGTTCGTTTAATTGGGTATGTTCTTTTATACAGATATATACCAGTCAGGATTGCTGTATTCGTATCTACGTGTggtaaatttctttcaaatcaataTTCAGTAATCATAAAAGCAACATATGTTACATTTTGGAAAGTACTGGGACTGTTTGAATAAGTTTCTCCTAGTAAAGATACATATATAGCAATAAAATGGAAATTCTTCAAAGAAAAACACTCCAGTTACCACTATTCGAAACCTGTAGAATAAGATTTGATTTCTATCTCTAACTTGCAAGTTTAGAAAACGCTCGAAATGCGGTCTTGGAATTATAACATTGAGCGGTTTGTCAACAAACTTAATTACAGTAACTGAGGTATATAGATGAAACACAATCATTTGTTTATATCTCATTATGTTATCCAATAACAGtggtttttgacaaaattaatttACCACTTTTTGtaagtattgtatataaatgtaaAGGTAAGATCTCATTCACTTGTATACCTTTTTTAATTGTGATAGTGGCGGCTATTGATTGTCAATGAAACttttactattgtttattttgcGATGACTGACTATTTCTGCGTCTCGGAAATGGAAAATCTAACCAGTTAAAGAACGGTTACTCTGACATGAGACTGTATCCATGGTTTCAAAGTTAACGTGATATCAGATTTAAGAAAAAAAGCGTAAAAAGTGACATTGTATGTTAATTGAAGCCGTTCTATGGCAAAAATACCAATAACAAGTGATTTGGAAGCATGGTCAgatccagcctgcgcatccgcgcagtctggtcaggatccatgctgttcgctaacagtttctctaatagcaataggctttgaaagcgaacagcatagatcctgaccagactgcgcggatgcgcaggctggtctggatccatgctggtcgcaaagccactatgttggttttcccatggcacggctcatatgctttgtctaaattgaaagctCGATTTTCTAATTTTCGCAATTAAATACCAAGTTTAACAAGTGAATTGTAAAGAAAGTTTTGTGTTTCAGATTCATGAAGAAGAcgaaaaataatgtcaaaatgaTAATTTCTCAGAAGGAATCTTGGTCTGAAGAGCTCAATCTATACAATGGTTATTTGGTTTGATATGTTTGGTATATAAATGGTTAATTTCACAAACAATAATAGAACAGAAATTCATTTATTACAAAGTATCATAGAGCAGAAATCCATTCATTAAAAAGCATTATAGTGCA carries:
- the LOC123522891 gene encoding uncharacterized protein LOC123522891: MAGHDAEIDYYNSLEIKPYIGAIILVLTLMVLGIVGNVHVLFVYTFRMRATSHRIFIIVLAVLDLLSCTVSMPFITADMFHRFTFNAPIACRILRFFLYFFAGSSGFLLLPIAVDRYADYFLIFRYLKTCRPFGQQINPYRAKLLCAVVLIFCVFSFWPIPVLYGHSTVITPNPNITGFTCYLDDAFKDTFYLAYWNGIMMILAFFTVIGLIVLYYMIGKSIRKHVKAKNKLLVKEQINKLPDKSKQHTSDSQSRGFLNKLRKGKEKNKKENVKLKKCTVDRATVKANFSSRETSWNTEIESSCDMSEKESTTTNIVRGVALNISDIDFDVPVDKNKDEQTDNNSSSKGTAGAENELKVANTVHKTENAKSVTKDHNIIKTNGAEISNNEGQCNTKEQTTVNRENSRKHREALRNLKRSKRTTKMFFAITVLYFVTFIPHLTLQVITLTQDNFVASLSFAGQTVYHIVFYCSFLNSMVNCYVYGFFDTMFRDELRKIYTCKICNSS